The DNA segment CCTAGCGGCTGCGGCAAAAGCACCTTGCTGCGCTGCCTCAACGGTCTGGAGCAAGCCCACAGCGGCAGCCTGAAATTTGTCGGGCGCGAGCTGCTCGACAAGGCCACCGACTGGCGCGAAATCCGCCAGCAGATCGGCATGGTGTTTCAGAGTTATCACCTGTTTCCGCACATGAGCGTGCTCGACAACCTGCTGCTCGGCCCGCTCAAAGTGCAAAAACGTCAGCGCGGCGAAGCGCAGCAGCAGGCCGAAGCCTTGCTCGCGCGCGTAGGCCTGGCGGACAAGCGCGACGCCTTCCCGCGTCAGCTCTCCGGTGGCCAGCAGCAACGCATCGCCATCGTCCGTTCGCTGTGCATGAACCCACGGGTGATGCTCTTCGATGAAGTCACCGCCGCCCTTGATCCGGAAATGGTCAAGGAAGTGCTGCAGGTGATTCAGGGCTTGGCCCGCGAAGGCATGACCCTGCTGATTGTTACCCATGAAATGGCCTTCGCCCGCGCGGTGGCCGACCGCATCGTGTTCATGGATGCCGGGCGCATCCTCGAACAGACCCCGCCCGAGATTTTCTTTACGAACCCGCAAACCGCACGCGCGCAGCAGTTTCTGGAGAAGTTCTCCTTCGTGGCAACCCTGCCGAAAACGAACCCGACCAAGGAACTGGAACTGCTATGAAAACTGCCGCTTTGTTAATGCCCCTGTTGAGCCTGGCCTTGCTGGCCGGTTGCAGCAAAACCGAAGAACCCACGAAGCCGAAAGTCGCCAGCGAGAGTGCGGCGCCGGCCGGTTATCTGGAGAAAATCAAGGCTCGCGACAAACTGATTGTTGGCGTGTTCACTGATAAACCGCCGTTCGGTTTTGTCGACGAGAGCGGGCGTTACGTCGGTTTCGATACCGACATCGGCCGGCGGTTTGCCAAGGATCTGCTCGGCGATGAAAACAAGGTTGAATTTGTCGCGGTGGAACCGGCCAGTCGTATTCCGTTTCTGCAAAGCGACAAAGTCGACCTGATCCTCGCCAACATGACCGTGACCCCGGAGCGCAAGGAAGCGGTGGAATTCACTAACCCCAATCTCAAGGTTGCGGTACAGGCCTTGGTGCCGCAGGGCAGCTCGGTGAAAAAACTCGATGATCTGGCGACTCGTACCACCATCGTCACTACCGGTACGACCGCCGATATCTGGCTGACCAAGACTCATCCGGACTGGAAGCTACTCAAGTTCGAAAAGAATTCCGAGTCGCTGCAAGCCCTGGCCAACGGTCGCGGCGATGCCTACGCGCAGGACAATCTGGTGCTGTTCAGCTGGGCCAAGCAGAATCCGGGCTATCGCGTGCTTGAGGAAAAACTCGGGGCCGAAGCGCCGATCGCGCCGGCGGTGAAGAAGGGCAATACCGAGCTGCGCGACTGGGTGAACAGCGAGCTGGCGAAACTGGGCGAGGAGAAATATCTGCTCAAGCTGTATGACCAGTATGTGCGCAAGGAGCTGAGCGATGACACCCGACCTGAGAGTGTGATTGTCGAGGGAGGCAAGTGGCAGGGGTGATTGTCTGTTGGCTTGGCGGTGAGGCTTGCCCCTCATCGGAACGCCGCCCGCCCAGCCCTCTCCCCAGGGAGAGGGAGCCGATCTTTGTGCTTTTCAAACCGGAGTTCGATCCGAGATTTTCAGGTCGGCGTAGTTCTCATAAACAACTCGGTCAGTTCCCTCTCCCTCCGGGAGAGGGCTAGGGTGAGGGGCTTTGGGCTGAAGGCGCTCAGTCAGGCCAGTTCCAAGCCGGCTCATCCAGCACCCGCTGCCCAACCAGCCCGGTCTGCCCCAGCGTTTTCTCCAGCACGATGCAATTGCACTCCGGATCCTCCTGCAACGCCGAAATCAGCCGCCGCGCATGCGACACCACCCACACCTGACACTGCTCCGAGGCGCGAATGATCAGTCGTGCCAGTGCCGGCAGCAGATCCGGGTGCAGACTGGTTTCCGGCTCGTTGAGCACCATCAATGACGGCGGTCGCGGCGTCAGTAGCGCCGCGACCAGCAGCAGATAACGCAAGGTCCCGTCCGACAGCTCTGCCGCCGACAACGGCCGTAGCAAGCCTTCCTGATAAAACTCGATGGCGAAGCGTCCACCGGCCAGCGGTGCGATGTTCAGCCGCGCACCGGGGAAGGCATCACTGATCGCTGCGCGCAAGGCTTCGGGGTCGCCGATTTCGATGATGGTCTGCAAGGCTGCCGCGAGGTCGCGCCCGTCGTGGTGCAGCACTGGCGTGCGGGTGCCCAGTTGCGGCTGACGCACCGGTGCCTCGGCATCGCTGCGAAAGTGATCATAGAAGCGCCAGCGGCGGATGAACTCGCGCATCTGAAACACTTCTGGCGAGCTGCGCAGGCTACCGATCTGGTCGAACAGACTGTCGAAGTTCGGCGTGTGCTGCGCCAGGACATCCCATTTGCGTTCGGTGCGCGCGCGAATCATCGGCCCATCGCGGTCGACCAAAAGGCTCGCCGGGCGATACAGCGGTCCGGCCCAGATGCATTCGCGCTTGATTTGCGGGTCG comes from the Pseudomonas granadensis genome and includes:
- a CDS encoding amino acid ABC transporter ATP-binding protein, with the translated sequence MSALIEFHGFNKFYGEQQVLDGIELRVQSGEVIVILGPSGCGKSTLLRCLNGLEQAHSGSLKFVGRELLDKATDWREIRQQIGMVFQSYHLFPHMSVLDNLLLGPLKVQKRQRGEAQQQAEALLARVGLADKRDAFPRQLSGGQQQRIAIVRSLCMNPRVMLFDEVTAALDPEMVKEVLQVIQGLAREGMTLLIVTHEMAFARAVADRIVFMDAGRILEQTPPEIFFTNPQTARAQQFLEKFSFVATLPKTNPTKELELL
- a CDS encoding AAA family ATPase, yielding MLNTLAVANYRSINKLVIPLGRLNLITGPNGSGKSNLYRALRLLAETAQGGVVNALAREGGLDSTFWAGPETISRRMRNGEAAIEPTVRQGVKRLRLGFAGEDFSYSISFGLPDSNGHFMLPEHSRPIPSRFSLDPQIKRECIWAGPLYRPASLLVDRDGPMIRARTERKWDVLAQHTPNFDSLFDQIGSLRSSPEVFQMREFIRRWRFYDHFRSDAEAPVRQPQLGTRTPVLHHDGRDLAAALQTIIEIGDPEALRAAISDAFPGARLNIAPLAGGRFAIEFYQEGLLRPLSAAELSDGTLRYLLLVAALLTPRPPSLMVLNEPETSLHPDLLPALARLIIRASEQCQVWVVSHARRLISALQEDPECNCIVLEKTLGQTGLVGQRVLDEPAWNWPD
- a CDS encoding transporter substrate-binding domain-containing protein translates to MKTAALLMPLLSLALLAGCSKTEEPTKPKVASESAAPAGYLEKIKARDKLIVGVFTDKPPFGFVDESGRYVGFDTDIGRRFAKDLLGDENKVEFVAVEPASRIPFLQSDKVDLILANMTVTPERKEAVEFTNPNLKVAVQALVPQGSSVKKLDDLATRTTIVTTGTTADIWLTKTHPDWKLLKFEKNSESLQALANGRGDAYAQDNLVLFSWAKQNPGYRVLEEKLGAEAPIAPAVKKGNTELRDWVNSELAKLGEEKYLLKLYDQYVRKELSDDTRPESVIVEGGKWQG